In Pollutimonas sp. M17, a single genomic region encodes these proteins:
- the ybaK gene encoding Cys-tRNA(Pro) deacylase, which yields MAKDKHVSETPATQLLKKNRVAFTEHPYDYVDHGGAMEAARQLGLDLHQVAKTLIMEDENARPLVVVMHGDREVSTKNLARQTGAKKVSPCSVETAQKHSGYLVGGTSPFATRKKMPVWVEAELLDFSTIYVNGGRRGYLIGVPPSALTQLLGGQPVSVGLDVKSRAPES from the coding sequence ATGGCCAAAGACAAGCATGTCTCGGAAACACCGGCGACTCAGCTTCTGAAGAAGAACCGCGTCGCATTCACCGAGCACCCTTACGACTACGTGGACCACGGCGGCGCGATGGAAGCCGCCAGGCAATTGGGCCTGGACCTGCACCAGGTCGCCAAGACCCTGATCATGGAAGATGAAAACGCCAGGCCGCTGGTGGTCGTCATGCATGGCGACCGCGAGGTATCGACGAAGAACCTGGCGCGGCAGACGGGCGCCAAGAAGGTCAGCCCCTGCTCCGTCGAAACCGCGCAAAAGCATTCCGGCTATCTGGTGGGCGGAACCTCGCCGTTCGCCACGCGCAAGAAGATGCCGGTGTGGGTGGAAGCGGAACTGCTGGATTTTTCCACCATCTACGTGAACGGCGGACGGCGCGGTTATCTGATCGGCGTGCCGCCCTCGGCCCTCACTCAACTGCTCGGCGGCCAGCCCGTTTCCGTCGGGCTGGATGTAAAGTCGCGAGCGCCTGAGTCCTAG
- the xerD gene encoding site-specific tyrosine recombinase XerD, translated as MRRTLAFSPPATIDAFLDAIWLEDGLAQNTLSAYRRDLTAFAQWLHAKTGKGLEHADAADIQDWFAARHAASKATTANRRLAALRRYYLWALRQGLVHSDPCLTLRAAKQAARFPKTLSEDQVDALLQAPDTRNALGLRDRAMLETLYATGLRVSELIGLGALDASLTEGVVRVVLGKGGKDRLVPLGDEAQYWIDLYLKQSRPELLGARRCDALFVTSRAAPMTRQSFWLIVKKYAVLADIHAPLSPHVLRHAFATHLLNHGADLRVVQMLLGHADISTTQIYTHVARERLKALHAKHHPRG; from the coding sequence ATACGACGCACATTGGCCTTTTCCCCACCCGCGACCATCGACGCATTCCTGGATGCCATCTGGCTGGAAGACGGCCTGGCCCAGAACACGCTTTCGGCCTACCGCCGCGATCTGACCGCCTTCGCCCAATGGCTGCATGCCAAGACGGGCAAGGGGCTGGAGCATGCCGATGCCGCCGACATACAGGACTGGTTCGCGGCCAGGCATGCCGCCAGCAAGGCCACGACGGCCAACCGCCGCCTGGCCGCCCTGAGGCGTTACTACCTATGGGCGTTGCGCCAGGGCCTGGTCCACAGCGATCCCTGTCTGACCTTGCGGGCCGCAAAACAAGCGGCGCGCTTTCCCAAGACCTTGTCGGAAGACCAGGTGGATGCCCTGCTGCAAGCACCCGACACGCGCAACGCGCTGGGCCTGCGCGACCGGGCGATGCTGGAAACGCTTTATGCCACCGGCCTGCGCGTCAGCGAGCTGATCGGCCTGGGTGCGCTGGACGCCAGCCTGACCGAAGGTGTCGTGCGCGTCGTCCTTGGCAAAGGCGGCAAGGACCGGCTGGTGCCGCTGGGCGACGAAGCGCAATACTGGATAGATCTTTACCTTAAGCAGTCCCGTCCGGAATTGCTGGGCGCGCGCCGCTGCGACGCTCTGTTCGTCACCAGCCGCGCCGCCCCCATGACACGGCAGTCCTTCTGGCTGATCGTGAAGAAATACGCCGTGCTGGCGGACATACACGCGCCCCTGTCACCCCATGTGCTGCGGCATGCCTTCGCCACACATTTGCTGAATCACGGCGCCGACCTGCGGGTGGTGCAGATGCTGCTCGGCCATGCCGACATTTCGACCACGCAGATTTATACTCATGTGGCGCGCGAACGCCTCAAGGCTTTGCACGCGAAACATCACCCCCGCGGGTGA
- the modA gene encoding molybdate ABC transporter substrate-binding protein, translating into MNVKKFIAAAALVGMGWQTQACAADLLVGAAASLTNAFTELAAAFQQEHPDTKVLMSFAGSDAVAAQVIQGAPMDIFASADQKAMDKAAASGSIDTGSRRDFVRNEVVLIVPADSTLGIASVAGLKAAAVKRVALGNPATVPVGRYTKGSLEHTGDWEAVRKNEVLGQNVRQVLDYVARGEVDAGFVFATDAAIMPGKVKVVAKLPSPTPVLYPIALVKRDGRHPQAGAFLDFIASPKGDAVLAKYGFSKP; encoded by the coding sequence ATGAACGTGAAGAAATTCATTGCCGCCGCCGCGCTGGTGGGCATGGGATGGCAGACGCAGGCTTGCGCGGCCGATCTGCTGGTGGGCGCGGCCGCCAGCCTGACCAACGCCTTTACCGAGCTTGCAGCGGCATTCCAGCAGGAGCATCCCGATACCAAGGTGCTGATGAGCTTTGCGGGCTCCGACGCGGTGGCGGCGCAGGTGATCCAGGGTGCGCCCATGGATATATTCGCCTCGGCGGATCAGAAGGCCATGGACAAGGCGGCCGCCTCGGGAAGCATCGATACGGGCAGCCGGCGCGATTTCGTCCGTAATGAAGTGGTACTGATCGTGCCGGCCGACAGCACGCTGGGCATTGCTTCGGTGGCCGGCCTGAAGGCGGCCGCCGTTAAGCGCGTCGCCCTGGGGAATCCGGCCACAGTGCCCGTGGGCCGCTACACCAAGGGCTCGCTGGAGCACACCGGCGACTGGGAGGCCGTCAGGAAAAACGAAGTGCTGGGCCAGAATGTGCGCCAGGTACTGGATTACGTGGCGCGCGGCGAGGTCGATGCGGGCTTTGTGTTCGCCACCGACGCGGCCATCATGCCCGGCAAGGTGAAGGTGGTGGCCAAGCTGCCGTCGCCCACGCCCGTGCTGTATCCGATTGCGCTGGTCAAGCGCGACGGCCGCCACCCGCAGGCCGGGGCCTTCCTCGACTTCATCGCATCGCCCAAAGGCGATGCGGTATTGGCGAAATACGGCTTCTCCAAACCCTGA
- the modB gene encoding molybdate ABC transporter permease subunit, whose translation MSDVAVPLLLSLKVAGWATFLSAVLGVSVAYGLSRWRSAWSDAMDAVLTLPLVLPPTVIGYYLLVLLGRRGWLGSTLADWGVVLVFTWQGAVIAATVVAFPMVLKAARAAFESVDPALENGAQVLGISAAGTFFRVTLPLALPGILAGVFLAFARALGEFGATLMIAGSIPGKTQTLSIAIYEAVQAGNDSVANVLVAVTSLTCVAVLWIAGRLAPDRTRTMSQRAALR comes from the coding sequence ATGTCGGATGTCGCCGTTCCACTGCTGCTGTCGCTGAAGGTCGCAGGCTGGGCCACATTCCTGTCCGCCGTGCTGGGGGTGTCGGTTGCCTACGGCCTGTCGCGCTGGCGTTCGGCCTGGAGCGACGCCATGGATGCGGTGCTGACCCTGCCGCTGGTCCTGCCGCCCACCGTCATCGGCTATTACCTGCTGGTGCTGCTGGGGCGCCGGGGCTGGCTGGGTTCTACCCTGGCGGACTGGGGTGTCGTGCTGGTCTTCACCTGGCAGGGGGCTGTGATCGCGGCCACCGTGGTGGCCTTTCCCATGGTGCTGAAGGCCGCCCGCGCGGCCTTCGAGAGCGTCGATCCGGCCCTGGAGAACGGCGCCCAGGTTCTGGGGATCAGCGCCGCCGGCACCTTCTTCAGGGTGACGCTGCCGCTGGCCCTGCCCGGCATCTTGGCGGGCGTATTCCTGGCTTTCGCGCGCGCCCTGGGCGAATTCGGCGCCACGCTGATGATAGCGGGCAGCATACCCGGGAAAACCCAGACCTTGTCCATCGCCATCTACGAAGCGGTGCAGGCCGGCAATGACAGCGTGGCCAATGTCCTGGTGGCGGTGACCTCGCTGACCTGCGTCGCGGTGTTGTGGATTGCCGGCAGGCTGGCTCCCGACCGGACGCGGACAATGAGCCAGAGGGCGGCTTTGCGATGA
- a CDS encoding ABC transporter ATP-binding protein: MIHLDIKRRMLAGARQFSLDIRIDAQARRIALFGASGAGKTLTVQAIAGLMRPDSGCIQVSGTTFYHSGQGIFLSPQERRVGYLQQDYGLFPHLTVAQNVAFGLKNGWLNPRGRALPEAARRWIESFELEGVLNSYPAEISGGQKQRAALARALAVEPGVLLLDEPLSALDAGLREKMRAELAALQARLDIPTILITHDPDDALVLADRIYQIQEGRIVDEYDPAGLPPQSRTPIITLDALKIA; the protein is encoded by the coding sequence ATGATCCATCTCGATATCAAGCGGCGCATGCTCGCCGGCGCCCGGCAGTTTTCGCTGGACATCCGGATCGATGCCCAGGCCCGCCGCATCGCCCTGTTCGGGGCATCGGGCGCGGGCAAGACGCTGACTGTACAAGCCATTGCCGGCTTGATGCGTCCCGACAGCGGATGCATACAGGTATCCGGGACGACCTTCTACCATTCCGGGCAAGGAATCTTTCTTTCACCCCAGGAGCGGCGAGTCGGCTACCTGCAGCAGGACTACGGCCTGTTTCCTCATTTGACGGTTGCACAGAACGTGGCTTTCGGCCTGAAAAACGGCTGGTTGAATCCTCGGGGGCGGGCCTTGCCCGAGGCGGCGCGCCGCTGGATCGAATCCTTCGAGCTGGAAGGCGTTCTGAACAGCTATCCGGCGGAAATTTCGGGAGGACAGAAGCAGCGGGCGGCCCTGGCCCGCGCGCTGGCCGTGGAGCCTGGTGTATTGCTGCTGGACGAGCCCCTGTCTGCCCTGGATGCCGGCCTGCGCGAGAAAATGCGCGCCGAGCTGGCCGCGCTTCAGGCCAGGCTGGATATTCCGACAATATTGATCACCCACGATCCGGACGATGCGCTGGTGCTGGCCGACCGCATATACCAGATACAGGAAGGCCGGATCGTGGACGAGTACGATCCGGCGGGCTTGCCGCCTCAGTCCAGGACGCCCATCATCACGCTGGATGCCTTGAAGATTGCATAG